A part of Parvimonas micra genomic DNA contains:
- the gcvPB gene encoding aminomethyl-transferring glycine dehydrogenase subunit GcvPB, with translation MKYDKLIFELSKPGKIGHKLPELDVEDVCIKELIPAELLNDGEIDLPEVSEPEVVRHFVNLSNKNFGVDTGFYPLGSCTMKYNPKINEAMCALPGFATLHPNIPECGAQGALQLMYELGEALNETSGMDACTLQPAAGAHGEITGIMLFKAYHENNKDFQRDKIIIPDSAHGTNPATATMAGYKIIEIKSCESGLVDIEALKAAVGDDTAGLMLTNPNTLGLFEKDIQEITKIVHEAGGLVYYDGANANAILGHVRPGDMGFDAIHYNLHKTFSTPHGGGGPGAGYVGCKDFLKDFLPVPIVVKNGERYSLSYDVPKTLGKMKDFYGHFGVLVRTYAYVLSMGSDGLKKVSDYAVLNSNYLANQLRDYYNLPENVKFKHEFVLGGLKNPNGLVTLDVAKRLMDMGYHPPTVYFPLIVHEALMVEPTESESKETLDGFAESMIKIAKEAETNPEIVHAAPHDTEIKRPDETLAAKELILKYTK, from the coding sequence ATGAAATACGATAAATTAATATTTGAACTATCAAAACCTGGTAAAATTGGTCATAAATTACCAGAATTGGATGTTGAAGATGTATGTATTAAAGAGCTAATTCCTGCTGAACTATTAAATGATGGCGAAATTGATTTACCGGAAGTTTCTGAACCAGAAGTTGTTAGACATTTTGTAAATCTTTCAAATAAAAACTTTGGTGTTGATACAGGATTTTATCCACTAGGATCTTGTACAATGAAATACAATCCAAAAATCAACGAAGCTATGTGTGCTCTTCCAGGTTTTGCAACACTTCATCCAAATATTCCTGAATGTGGAGCTCAAGGTGCTTTACAATTAATGTATGAACTTGGAGAAGCTCTAAATGAAACTTCAGGTATGGATGCTTGTACATTACAACCTGCAGCCGGAGCTCATGGTGAAATAACAGGTATTATGTTATTTAAAGCATATCATGAAAACAACAAAGATTTCCAAAGAGATAAAATTATAATTCCTGATTCAGCTCATGGAACTAACCCTGCAACAGCTACAATGGCAGGATATAAAATTATCGAAATTAAATCTTGTGAAAGTGGACTAGTTGATATTGAAGCATTAAAGGCAGCCGTTGGCGATGATACTGCCGGACTTATGCTTACTAACCCTAACACATTAGGATTATTCGAAAAAGACATTCAAGAAATCACAAAAATCGTTCACGAAGCAGGCGGTTTAGTATATTATGACGGAGCAAATGCAAATGCAATTTTAGGACATGTTAGACCTGGAGATATGGGATTTGATGCAATCCATTACAATCTTCATAAAACATTCTCTACTCCTCACGGTGGTGGAGGTCCTGGTGCAGGATATGTTGGATGTAAAGATTTCCTAAAAGACTTTTTACCTGTTCCTATTGTAGTTAAAAATGGAGAAAGATATAGCTTATCTTATGATGTTCCAAAGACATTAGGTAAGATGAAAGATTTCTATGGACACTTTGGTGTATTAGTAAGAACATATGCTTATGTTTTATCAATGGGATCTGATGGATTGAAGAAAGTAAGTGATTATGCAGTATTGAACTCTAATTACTTAGCAAATCAACTAAGAGATTACTACAATCTTCCTGAAAATGTAAAATTCAAACATGAATTTGTACTTGGTGGATTGAAAAATCCTAATGGATTAGTAACTCTTGATGTAGCTAAGAGATTAATGGATATGGGATATCACCCACCAACTGTATACTTCCCATTAATTGTTCATGAAGCATTGATGGTTGAACCTACTGAAAGTGAATCAAAAGAAACTCTTGACGGATTTGCAGAATCTATGATTAAGATTGCAAAAGAAGCTGAAACAAATCCTGAAATTGTTCATGCAGCTCCTCATGACACAGAAATTAAACGTCCTGATGAAACATTAGCTGCTAAAGAATTAATATTAAAATATACAAAATAA
- a CDS encoding NCS2 family permease: MSTFFENFFKLKEHKTTVRTEVLAGITTFMTMAYILVVNPTILSEAGMDKGAVFTTTAIASFIGTVIMGLLANYPFALAPGMGLNAYFTYTIVIGKGYSWQFALTAVLLEGIIFLILTFTKVREMIVNAMPYSLKQAVSAGIGIFIAFLGLYQAGLVKQGKGIPLDLGTITSATSLITIFGILFTILLIVKKVPGAILFGMLATTAVSIICGVSELPKAIIGKPSSIAPIFMKFDFSKILSTEMFIALFAFLFVDLFDTVGTLVGVASKADMLDKDGNLPRARQALFADSIGTTVGAMLGTSTVTTFVESASGVAEGGRTGLTAIVTACLFLLALIFQPIFAVIPTYATSSALIVVGLFMITGIKKIDFEDYTEALPAFLTIIMMPLSYSIANGIVFGIVSYAVLKLISGRGKEVSPVVYILALLFILKFVAEAFM, from the coding sequence ATGAGCACGTTTTTTGAAAATTTTTTCAAACTCAAGGAACACAAAACAACTGTTAGAACAGAAGTTTTAGCCGGTATTACCACATTTATGACTATGGCATACATATTAGTTGTAAACCCTACAATTTTATCCGAGGCCGGAATGGATAAGGGTGCTGTTTTTACAACAACAGCTATTGCATCATTTATAGGAACGGTCATAATGGGACTTCTTGCAAATTATCCTTTTGCGTTGGCTCCGGGTATGGGCTTAAATGCTTATTTTACCTATACAATTGTAATTGGTAAAGGATATAGCTGGCAATTTGCATTAACAGCCGTTTTATTGGAAGGTATTATATTTTTGATTTTAACTTTTACAAAAGTTAGAGAAATGATTGTAAATGCTATGCCTTACTCACTTAAACAGGCGGTTAGTGCGGGTATCGGTATTTTTATCGCATTTTTAGGATTATATCAGGCGGGACTTGTTAAACAAGGTAAGGGAATACCTCTTGACTTGGGGACAATTACAAGTGCAACTTCGTTAATCACAATTTTTGGCATTTTATTTACTATTTTATTGATTGTAAAAAAAGTTCCCGGTGCAATTTTGTTCGGTATGTTGGCTACAACAGCAGTGTCAATAATTTGTGGAGTTTCTGAACTTCCAAAGGCAATTATAGGTAAACCGTCAAGTATAGCTCCTATTTTTATGAAATTTGATTTCAGTAAGATTTTATCAACTGAAATGTTTATAGCTCTTTTTGCTTTTCTATTCGTTGATTTATTCGATACAGTAGGAACTTTAGTAGGAGTTGCATCAAAAGCTGATATGTTGGACAAAGATGGAAATTTACCTAGAGCAAGACAGGCTCTTTTTGCCGACTCAATAGGAACAACAGTTGGAGCAATGCTTGGAACATCAACAGTAACTACGTTTGTTGAAAGTGCATCTGGTGTTGCTGAAGGAGGAAGAACGGGGCTTACAGCGATAGTAACAGCTTGTCTTTTCCTACTAGCTTTAATTTTTCAACCTATTTTTGCGGTCATTCCAACTTATGCGACATCTTCTGCATTAATTGTAGTAGGATTATTTATGATTACAGGAATTAAGAAAATTGATTTTGAGGATTATACAGAAGCACTACCTGCATTTTTAACTATTATTATGATGCCTCTATCATATTCAATAGCAAATGGAATTGTTTTTGGGATAGTTTCATATGCTGTATTAAAATTAATCTCAGGTAGAGGAAAAGAAGTTTCTCCAGTAGTATATATTTTAGCTTTACTATTCATATTAAAATTTGTAGCAGAAGCATTTATGTAA
- a CDS encoding alpha/beta hydrolase yields MKEFYIYSSLDNKKLCCIDFSENLKNPKIVLQICHGMAEHIRRYKDFALFLEKQGIRVFGMDNRGHGKTCEAEEEKGHIADKEGNIKLIEDVYDLNKYIKEQFSDKKIVIFGHSMGSVIVRNFLNKYSDSVDGAIICGTTEQYGMKHRFAMLLARILSRKNGNKRSNFVNRLGFSGYNSGIKNKNTDFDWLTRDEKVVENYILDKDCGFLCTNTFFLDLITLIREASDKKNLENINKDLPILFISGKADPVGAYGRGVLKGYRMYKKAGLKNVKIKLYAQMRHEILNEIDKDKVYLDIYKFLESIYENN; encoded by the coding sequence ATGAAAGAATTTTATATATATTCAAGTCTTGACAATAAAAAATTATGTTGTATCGACTTTTCTGAAAATTTAAAAAATCCGAAAATAGTTCTGCAAATTTGTCATGGAATGGCTGAGCATATAAGAAGATATAAAGATTTTGCTCTATTTTTGGAAAAACAGGGAATTAGAGTTTTTGGAATGGATAATAGAGGACATGGGAAAACTTGTGAAGCTGAAGAAGAAAAAGGTCATATTGCCGATAAAGAAGGTAATATAAAACTTATCGAAGATGTTTACGACCTTAACAAATATATAAAAGAGCAATTTTCGGATAAAAAAATTGTTATATTCGGACATAGTATGGGTTCGGTTATCGTTAGGAATTTTTTAAATAAATATTCTGATTCAGTTGACGGTGCCATAATTTGTGGAACGACCGAACAATATGGAATGAAACACAGATTTGCAATGTTATTAGCTAGAATTTTATCGAGAAAAAATGGGAATAAAAGAAGTAATTTTGTAAACAGACTTGGCTTTAGTGGATATAATTCCGGAATAAAAAATAAAAATACCGATTTTGATTGGCTGACAAGAGATGAAAAAGTTGTTGAAAATTATATTTTAGATAAAGATTGCGGTTTTCTTTGCACAAATACTTTTTTCTTGGATTTGATAACTTTGATAAGGGAAGCTTCTGATAAAAAGAATCTTGAAAATATAAATAAAGATTTACCTATACTCTTTATTTCCGGAAAAGCAGACCCTGTAGGAGCTTATGGAAGAGGAGTTTTAAAAGGATATAGAATGTATAAAAAAGCAGGATTAAAAAATGTAAAAATAAAACTCTATGCACAAATGAGACATGAAATTTTAAATGAAATTGATAAAGATAAAGTTTATCTTGATATCTATAAATTTTTAGAAAGTATATATGAAAATAACTAA
- a CDS encoding SAP domain-containing protein, which translates to MKKRPEFHKIKSFEEFCKYYWYREELSQICKLLGLEYRGTKQELNSTIGEYFKGNFIKKTVIKKEKKKVENITLDTPLLECGFSFNAKFREYFSSLTGISPFKFNADMATSWRKVKKDKDLNFTIQDMLNVYYGKSDYAKYDNSVCEWNQFLKDFCSDESSLDYSNKLKVASILWKEAKDSKNEKKYSRKLLDKYSRKVKEYRK; encoded by the coding sequence TTGAAAAAAAGACCGGAGTTTCACAAAATTAAATCGTTTGAAGAATTTTGTAAATATTATTGGTATCGTGAAGAACTTTCTCAAATATGTAAATTACTAGGTTTAGAATATAGAGGTACAAAACAAGAACTAAATAGTACTATTGGGGAGTATTTTAAAGGAAATTTTATTAAAAAGACTGTAATAAAAAAAGAAAAGAAGAAAGTGGAGAATATTACTTTAGATACACCATTACTTGAGTGTGGTTTTTCCTTTAATGCAAAGTTTAGAGAATATTTTTCTAGTTTAACAGGAATTTCACCATTTAAATTTAATGCTGATATGGCGACATCTTGGAGGAAAGTAAAAAAAGATAAAGATTTGAATTTTACAATTCAGGATATGCTAAATGTGTATTATGGAAAATCGGATTATGCAAAGTATGATAATTCAGTATGTGAATGGAATCAATTTTTAAAAGACTTTTGCTCAGATGAATCTAGTTTAGACTATTCGAATAAGTTAAAAGTTGCTTCTATTCTTTGGAAAGAGGCTAAAGATTCAAAAAACGAAAAAAAATATTCGAGAAAATTGTTAGATAAGTATTCTCGTAAAGTAAAGGAATATCGAAAATAA
- the lipA gene encoding lipoyl synthase, protein MLRRKAEIMRKPEWLKLKIQGDKNTTDVESMIEGLNLHTVCHEANCPNKMECYSRRTATFMILGRNCTRNCTFCNVTRHTPDPVDLNEPENLAKAVQILGLKHAVVTSVTRDDLPDEGANQFAEVVRQVRKYNPETTIELLIPDMSGRKELMDIIYETKPDVLNHNVETIPAFYPKVRPAANFQRSLEVLKYAKECGLKTKSGLMVGFGETEEQVVEVFKALRDVGCDMVTVGQYLQPTKFHIAVKEYVHPQQFDRYRDIAFKMGFLRVNSGPLVRSSYHAEAI, encoded by the coding sequence ATGCTGAGAAGAAAAGCAGAAATAATGAGAAAACCTGAATGGTTAAAATTAAAAATTCAGGGAGATAAAAATACAACTGATGTTGAAAGTATGATTGAAGGGTTGAACTTACATACTGTTTGTCATGAAGCAAATTGTCCTAATAAAATGGAATGTTATTCAAGAAGGACTGCTACTTTCATGATTCTTGGAAGGAATTGTACAAGAAATTGTACTTTTTGTAACGTAACAAGACATACGCCCGACCCTGTCGATTTGAACGAACCTGAAAATCTTGCAAAAGCTGTTCAAATTTTAGGATTAAAACATGCTGTTGTAACTTCCGTTACAAGAGATGACTTGCCTGATGAAGGAGCAAATCAATTTGCAGAGGTTGTAAGACAAGTAAGAAAATATAATCCTGAAACGACAATAGAACTTTTAATTCCTGATATGTCAGGAAGAAAAGAACTTATGGATATAATTTATGAAACAAAACCGGATGTTTTAAACCATAATGTTGAAACAATTCCGGCGTTTTATCCAAAAGTTAGACCTGCTGCAAACTTTCAAAGAAGTTTAGAGGTTTTAAAATATGCAAAAGAATGTGGACTTAAAACAAAATCAGGACTTATGGTAGGTTTTGGAGAAACGGAAGAACAAGTTGTTGAAGTTTTCAAGGCTCTTAGAGATGTAGGATGCGATATGGTAACTGTGGGACAATATTTACAACCTACAAAATTCCATATTGCCGTTAAAGAATATGTACATCCTCAACAATTTGATAGATATAGAGATATAGCTTTTAAGATGGGATTTTTAAGAGTAAATTCAGGTCCGTTGGTAAGAAGTTCATATCATGCAGAAGCGATTTAA
- the gcvPA gene encoding aminomethyl-transferring glycine dehydrogenase subunit GcvPA gives MYPYISLTEQDVKDMLDSLGVNSVEDLFSDIPEELKLKRELNIPKAKSELEVYNYLTKLANKNTPSSEYTTFLGAGAYDHYIPAVIPTIVSRSEFLTSYTPYQPEISQGTLQYIFEFQTMISNLTGMEYANASLYDQGTSLAEAAIMTAHHAKKKKVLVSEAIAPWSREVLKTYLHAQHIEMEVVKTCNGVTCIDDLKAKLNDEIGAVLVQNPNFFGNIEDVTKISELAHGFKKCYSVVSIDPSSLGTLKKPSDCNVDVVVGEAQSLGIPISYGGPYLGFMAVNKEFLRKIPGRIVGQTVDRDGKRCWVLTLSAREQHIKRDKATSNICSNQGINVLTAAIYMDLLGKEGLKELSKQCIKKSHYLYKKLLETGKFEKVFDAPFYKEFALKAKKPVCELNKKLFENGIIGGFDLGKYYPELENVIMFAVTEKRTKEEIDKLCKVLEEA, from the coding sequence ATGTATCCTTATATTTCTCTAACAGAACAAGATGTTAAAGATATGTTAGATAGCCTTGGTGTTAATTCTGTTGAAGATTTATTTTCAGACATTCCTGAAGAATTAAAATTAAAGAGAGAATTAAATATTCCAAAAGCAAAAAGCGAGTTGGAAGTTTATAACTATCTAACTAAATTAGCAAATAAAAACACACCTTCAAGTGAATATACAACATTTTTGGGTGCAGGTGCTTATGATCATTATATTCCTGCTGTTATTCCGACTATTGTTAGTAGAAGCGAGTTTTTAACTTCTTATACTCCTTATCAACCGGAAATCAGTCAAGGTACTTTACAATACATTTTTGAATTCCAAACAATGATTTCAAACTTGACAGGCATGGAATATGCGAATGCATCACTTTATGATCAAGGAACAAGTTTAGCAGAAGCTGCAATTATGACTGCTCATCATGCTAAAAAGAAAAAAGTTTTAGTTTCTGAAGCTATTGCACCTTGGTCAAGAGAAGTTTTAAAAACTTATCTTCATGCCCAACATATTGAAATGGAAGTTGTTAAAACTTGTAACGGTGTAACTTGTATTGATGATTTAAAAGCAAAATTAAATGATGAAATTGGTGCTGTTTTAGTTCAAAATCCAAACTTCTTTGGTAATATTGAAGATGTAACTAAAATTTCAGAACTTGCACATGGATTTAAAAAATGTTACTCAGTAGTTTCTATTGACCCTTCTTCTTTAGGAACTTTAAAGAAACCATCTGATTGTAATGTTGATGTAGTTGTAGGTGAAGCTCAATCACTAGGTATTCCTATTTCATATGGTGGACCATACTTAGGATTTATGGCTGTAAATAAAGAATTTTTAAGAAAGATTCCTGGAAGAATAGTTGGACAAACTGTTGACAGAGATGGAAAGAGATGTTGGGTTCTTACTCTATCAGCCAGAGAACAACATATTAAGAGAGATAAAGCTACTTCAAATATCTGTTCTAACCAAGGTATCAATGTTTTGACTGCGGCAATTTATATGGATCTTTTAGGTAAAGAAGGTCTTAAAGAACTTTCAAAACAATGTATAAAGAAATCTCATTATCTTTACAAGAAACTTTTAGAAACAGGTAAATTCGAAAAAGTTTTTGATGCACCTTTCTATAAAGAATTTGCATTAAAAGCTAAAAAGCCGGTTTGTGAATTAAATAAAAAATTATTTGAAAATGGTATAATCGGCGGTTTCGATCTTGGAAAGTACTATCCTGAATTAGAAAATGTTATTATGTTTGCAGTTACTGAAAAACGTACTAAGGAAGAAATAGACAAACTATGTAAGGTATTGGAGGAAGCATAA
- a CDS encoding alanine/glycine:cation symporter family protein produces MHSLISILSSFADWLWGPPLLILLVGGGIFLTLRLGFFQIRYFPYIMNQTFGKMFSKNKSGEGTVSPFQAATAALASSIGAANIVVVPSIIFIAGPGSILWMWITAIVGQATKFGEIVLGILYRQKNEDGEYVGGACYYLQHGIGGKIGKILGSLVAFFFMIEILPSITVQTLAATGPLEQLGVHKYIAIGLVFFLVILVVYGGIKRIGQVTEKLVPFMALIYLIFGLIVLAININKVPEAFKMIFVGAFNPKAIAGGAAGWAIKKAITNGVARGVYSNESGMGSAPYAHSTAITDHPARQGMWGVFEVFVDTIIVCTMSALIVLTTGIWKNPEYKSIAVERAFNSIFGNIGSVVVSISLFLFVLSTIIVIVFYVEKLAEYLFGTKVGKIMRFIATIMIVLAAVLSFEHAGVFLDLTLGLVVIPNMIGIIFMSGKIKKAKDEFFHTEGKFYLKDKAK; encoded by the coding sequence ATGCATTCATTAATTTCAATATTGTCAAGCTTTGCCGATTGGCTTTGGGGACCCCCACTGTTGATTCTGTTAGTAGGTGGAGGAATATTCTTAACTTTAAGACTAGGATTCTTCCAAATCCGTTACTTCCCGTATATTATGAATCAAACTTTCGGAAAGATGTTTAGTAAAAACAAATCAGGTGAAGGAACCGTTTCACCTTTCCAAGCAGCAACTGCAGCACTTGCTTCATCAATCGGTGCAGCAAATATAGTAGTTGTGCCTTCGATTATTTTTATAGCGGGTCCGGGTTCAATACTTTGGATGTGGATTACTGCAATAGTAGGTCAAGCAACAAAATTTGGCGAAATTGTACTTGGTATTCTTTATAGACAAAAAAATGAAGATGGCGAATATGTCGGTGGTGCTTGTTACTACTTACAACATGGAATCGGTGGAAAAATAGGAAAAATTTTAGGCTCACTTGTAGCATTTTTCTTTATGATTGAAATTTTACCTTCAATTACAGTTCAAACACTTGCCGCAACAGGTCCTTTAGAACAACTGGGAGTTCACAAATACATTGCTATAGGACTTGTATTCTTCTTAGTAATATTGGTAGTTTATGGTGGAATTAAGAGAATTGGACAAGTAACTGAAAAATTAGTTCCATTTATGGCGTTAATTTATTTAATCTTCGGACTTATAGTTCTTGCAATTAATATAAATAAAGTACCTGAAGCTTTCAAAATGATTTTTGTCGGTGCTTTTAATCCTAAAGCCATAGCAGGTGGTGCTGCGGGTTGGGCAATAAAGAAAGCAATAACTAACGGAGTTGCTCGTGGTGTTTATTCTAACGAATCAGGAATGGGCTCTGCACCTTATGCACATTCAACTGCAATAACAGATCATCCTGCAAGACAAGGAATGTGGGGAGTTTTTGAAGTATTTGTCGACACTATAATAGTTTGTACAATGTCCGCACTTATCGTTTTGACAACAGGAATATGGAAGAATCCTGAATATAAATCAATAGCTGTTGAAAGAGCATTTAACTCAATCTTTGGAAACATCGGTAGTGTAGTAGTTTCAATTTCTTTATTCCTATTTGTTCTTTCTACAATAATCGTAATAGTATTCTATGTTGAAAAACTTGCAGAATATCTATTTGGAACAAAGGTAGGAAAAATTATGAGATTTATTGCAACTATTATGATAGTTCTAGCAGCAGTTCTTTCATTTGAACACGCAGGAGTTTTCTTAGACTTAACATTGGGTCTTGTAGTTATTCCTAATATGATTGGAATAATATTTATGAGCGGAAAAATTAAAAAAGCAAAAGATGAATTTTTCCATACTGAAGGAAAATTTTACTTAAAAGATAAGGCTAAATAG
- a CDS encoding ABC-F family ATP-binding cassette domain-containing protein has translation MISVIDLSLSFQGQKLFDDVNLTFTPGNCYGVIGANGAGKSTFLKILEGRLEPDTGSVAIKPNTRMSFLEQDHFKFEDEKVIDVVIMGNARLMEIIREKEAIYAKEDFSDEDGILASELEAEFADMDGWSAEANASALLQGLGIGTELHEKKMSELSGKEKVKVLLAKALFGNPEILILDEPTNDLDIKSILWLENFLMDYEGTVIVVSHDRYFLNNICTHMVDIDFKKIKIFVGNYDFWYESSQLAAQMLKDQNKKKEDKIKELQNFIARFSANKSKSKQATSRKKLLDKIQIEDIQPSTRRYPFVGFEMEREVGNQILEVNEISKTIEGRLVLDKVSFMVNKNDKIGFIGDELAITTLFKILAGEMEADSGSFKWGVTTSRSYFPKDNTEFFKDTPYNLIDWLRQYSTEQSEIYIRGFLGRMLFSGDEALKPAQKLSGGEKVRMMLSYMMLKNSNVLILDQPTNHLDLESIISLNNGLKAFKGNILFASHDTEFMNTIANRIIHIEENVFEDRLMTYQEYIDRFVEGQ, from the coding sequence ATGATTAGTGTAATAGATTTAAGTTTGAGTTTTCAAGGACAAAAACTTTTTGATGATGTAAATTTAACTTTTACTCCGGGGAATTGTTATGGAGTAATTGGAGCAAATGGAGCAGGAAAGTCAACTTTTCTTAAGATTTTAGAGGGAAGACTTGAACCGGATACTGGAAGTGTTGCTATAAAACCGAATACTCGTATGAGTTTTTTGGAACAAGATCACTTTAAGTTTGAAGATGAAAAAGTAATTGATGTTGTAATAATGGGAAATGCTCGTCTAATGGAAATAATTAGAGAAAAAGAAGCAATTTATGCAAAAGAAGATTTTTCAGATGAAGACGGAATTTTAGCTTCTGAACTTGAAGCGGAATTTGCTGATATGGACGGTTGGAGTGCAGAGGCAAATGCTTCAGCTCTTTTACAAGGTCTTGGTATCGGAACTGAATTGCATGAAAAAAAGATGAGTGAGCTTTCAGGTAAGGAAAAAGTTAAAGTTTTACTTGCAAAGGCACTTTTTGGAAATCCTGAAATTTTAATACTTGACGAACCTACTAATGACTTGGACATCAAGAGTATTTTATGGCTGGAAAATTTCCTTATGGATTATGAAGGAACTGTTATTGTAGTTAGCCACGATAGATATTTTTTAAATAATATTTGTACTCATATGGTGGATATTGATTTTAAAAAGATTAAGATTTTTGTTGGTAACTATGATTTCTGGTATGAATCAAGTCAACTTGCAGCACAGATGTTAAAAGACCAAAATAAGAAAAAAGAAGATAAAATTAAAGAATTACAAAACTTTATTGCAAGATTCTCTGCTAATAAGAGTAAGTCAAAACAAGCTACAAGCCGTAAGAAATTACTTGATAAAATTCAAATTGAAGATATTCAACCTTCAACAAGACGTTATCCATTTGTAGGTTTTGAAATGGAAAGAGAAGTTGGAAATCAAATTTTGGAAGTGAATGAAATTTCAAAGACAATTGAAGGAAGATTAGTTTTAGACAAGGTTTCATTTATGGTAAATAAAAATGATAAGATTGGTTTTATTGGAGATGAGCTTGCAATTACAACTCTTTTTAAAATTTTAGCAGGAGAGATGGAAGCCGATAGTGGAAGTTTTAAATGGGGAGTTACAACTTCAAGATCTTATTTTCCAAAGGATAATACAGAGTTTTTTAAAGATACTCCATATAACTTGATTGACTGGTTAAGACAATATTCAACTGAACAATCTGAAATTTATATTAGAGGATTTTTAGGAAGAATGTTATTCTCAGGAGATGAGGCTTTAAAACCTGCTCAAAAACTTTCAGGGGGAGAAAAAGTTAGAATGATGTTATCATATATGATGCTTAAAAATTCTAATGTTTTAATCCTTGACCAACCGACAAATCATTTGGATCTTGAAAGTATTATCAGTTTGAATAATGGGCTTAAAGCATTTAAGGGAAATATCTTATTTGCAAGTCATGATACTGAATTTATGAATACAATCGCAAATAGAATTATTCACATTGAAGAAAATGTATTTGAAGATAGACTTATGACTTATCAAGAATATATTGATAGATTCGTTGAAGGTCAATAA
- a CDS encoding oxidoreductase, with protein sequence MSKLLSPMKIGRNKFKNRVVMAPMCMFHSKTVNGVLTKEHFDHYVARALGGVSGIIVEATMVNPTGGIRKVDLGLYNEIQMKAFKELVDRVHNYDCKIGIQLSHAGRKADSSYDDIIAPSAIPFADEKAPRELTKEEVISLQKDFINSVKLVKQAGFDFVEIHCAHGYLINQFLSPLSNQRNDEYGGSLEKRYKFLGDILKAIKNIDIDVHIRVSANEYDEKGNSLEDIIKILKLAKDDGVVFNSISSGGVVPKSPLVYPGYQAELSREIKKAGLTVSAVGLLEDYGLCEYLLQSDACDMIYQGRTLLKNPNWVYGAGAYFDEGKEIEYPLFSYSAIKF encoded by the coding sequence ATGAGTAAACTTTTAAGTCCTATGAAAATAGGTAGAAATAAATTTAAAAATAGAGTAGTTATGGCTCCAATGTGTATGTTCCATTCAAAAACTGTAAATGGAGTTTTAACTAAAGAGCATTTTGATCACTATGTTGCAAGAGCTTTAGGTGGAGTTTCTGGAATAATTGTTGAAGCAACAATGGTTAATCCTACAGGTGGAATTAGAAAAGTAGATTTAGGATTATATAACGAAATTCAAATGAAAGCTTTTAAAGAACTTGTAGATAGAGTTCATAATTATGATTGCAAAATTGGAATTCAATTAAGTCATGCAGGAAGAAAAGCAGACTCATCTTATGATGATATTATTGCACCAAGTGCAATTCCTTTTGCAGATGAAAAAGCTCCAAGAGAATTGACTAAAGAAGAAGTTATTTCTTTACAAAAAGACTTTATAAATTCTGTAAAACTTGTAAAACAAGCAGGTTTTGACTTTGTAGAAATTCACTGTGCACATGGGTATTTAATTAATCAATTTTTATCTCCCCTATCAAATCAAAGAAATGATGAATACGGTGGTAGTTTAGAAAAAAGATATAAATTTTTAGGAGATATTTTAAAAGCAATTAAAAATATTGACATAGATGTTCATATTAGAGTTTCTGCTAATGAATATGATGAAAAAGGTAATTCTTTAGAAGACATTATAAAGATTCTAAAACTTGCAAAAGATGACGGGGTTGTTTTCAACAGTATTTCAAGTGGTGGTGTTGTCCCAAAAAGTCCTTTAGTTTATCCTGGATATCAAGCGGAATTAAGTAGAGAAATAAAAAAAGCAGGCCTTACAGTTTCTGCTGTTGGTCTTTTGGAAGACTATGGATTATGTGAATATTTGCTTCAAAGTGATGCATGTGATATGATTTACCAAGGAAGAACATTACTTAAAAATCCAAACTGGGTTTATGGTGCAGGAGCATATTTTGATGAAGGAAAAGAAATAGAATATCCACTATTTTCATACTCTGCCATAAAATTTTAA